Proteins encoded by one window of Xanthomonas sp. DAR 80977:
- a CDS encoding acyl-CoA desaturase, whose translation MSDAILDFLSSGLFDLGWWGMLAVLLVFTQLTIFAVTLYLHRSQAHRGVDFHPLLSHFFRFWTWFTTSMITKEWVAIHRKHHAKVETEEDPHSPQTKGIGRVFWRGVELYREARAMRGDIEQYGKGAPDDWIERRLYTPHANWGPIALFAVDFLLFGLPGIALWALQMAWIPFWAAGVVNGLGHWWGYRNFESADTSTNLTPWALWIGGEELHNNHHAFPSSARFSMRRWELDIGWVAIRTLAALRLARILRVAPTLDVRPNIAVPDADTLRALLSHRFQAMTDYQRNVFAPALKEEAAQAGAKLRKLLPRRLRKGLVDDGRWLKPDAREQLQHWVAQRPRMRTLVEHRARLAALLEARSHDASERLKQLQAWCHDAEASGIAALQAYAARLKGYALA comes from the coding sequence ATGTCCGACGCGATTCTCGACTTCCTCAGCTCCGGCCTGTTCGACCTCGGCTGGTGGGGCATGCTGGCGGTGCTGTTGGTGTTCACCCAGCTGACCATCTTCGCGGTGACCCTGTACCTGCACCGCAGCCAGGCGCACCGCGGCGTCGACTTCCATCCGCTGCTGTCGCACTTCTTCCGCTTCTGGACCTGGTTCACCACCTCCATGATCACCAAGGAGTGGGTGGCGATCCATCGCAAGCACCACGCCAAGGTGGAGACCGAGGAGGATCCGCACAGCCCGCAGACCAAGGGCATCGGCCGCGTGTTCTGGCGCGGCGTGGAGCTGTACCGCGAGGCGCGCGCCATGCGCGGCGACATCGAGCAGTACGGCAAGGGCGCCCCGGACGACTGGATCGAGCGCCGCCTGTACACCCCGCATGCGAACTGGGGGCCGATCGCCCTGTTCGCCGTCGATTTCCTGCTGTTCGGCCTGCCCGGCATCGCGCTGTGGGCGCTGCAGATGGCCTGGATCCCGTTCTGGGCCGCCGGCGTGGTCAACGGCCTTGGCCACTGGTGGGGCTACCGCAACTTTGAATCGGCCGACACCTCGACCAACCTGACCCCGTGGGCGCTGTGGATCGGCGGCGAAGAGCTGCACAACAACCACCACGCCTTCCCAAGCTCGGCGCGCTTCTCGATGCGGCGCTGGGAACTGGACATCGGCTGGGTCGCGATCCGCACCCTGGCCGCGCTTCGCCTGGCCAGGATCCTGCGCGTGGCGCCGACCCTGGACGTACGCCCGAACATCGCCGTGCCCGACGCCGACACCCTGCGCGCGCTGCTCTCGCACCGCTTCCAGGCGATGACCGACTACCAGCGCAACGTGTTCGCCCCGGCGTTGAAGGAAGAAGCCGCGCAGGCCGGCGCCAAGCTGCGCAAGCTGCTGCCGCGGCGCCTGCGCAAGGGCCTGGTCGACGACGGCCGCTGGCTCAAGCCGGACGCGCGCGAACAGCTGCAGCACTGGGTCGCGCAGCGCCCGCGCATGCGTACCCTGGTCGAACACCGCGCGCGCCTGGCCGCCCTGCTGGAAGCGCGCAGCCACGACGCCAGCGAACGCCTGAAGCAACTGCAGGCCTGGTGCCACGACGCCGAGGCCAGCGGCATCGCCGCCCTGCAGGCCTATGCCGCGCGCCTGAAGGGCTACGCGTTGGCATGA
- a CDS encoding ABC transporter ATP-binding protein produces the protein MSVALPDATPMPAAAPLIELDRASVVRGQVRVLHELSLRIALGQHTAILGPNGCGKSSFIKLITRELYPLARAGEDPPVRVLGQSRWQVDRLRSQLGIVTGDLSVNLADMPGLDVESAVLSGFFASYVVPPHREVSEAMRERAREALRLAQASPLLQRPYAELSAGETRRVLIARALVNRPQALLLDEPSTGLDMVARQHLLATMRALARQGITLVLVTHHIEEIVPEIERVILLRGGHVYADGSREELLADAPLSAVFGGPVRVRRDGATYSASVAEVE, from the coding sequence ATGTCCGTCGCCCTCCCCGATGCAACTCCCATGCCGGCCGCCGCGCCGCTGATCGAACTGGACCGCGCCAGCGTCGTGCGCGGCCAGGTGCGCGTGCTGCACGAGCTGAGCCTGCGCATCGCGCTCGGCCAGCACACCGCGATCCTCGGCCCGAACGGCTGCGGCAAGTCCTCGTTCATCAAGCTGATCACGCGCGAGCTGTACCCGCTGGCGCGGGCCGGCGAAGACCCGCCGGTGCGGGTGCTGGGACAGAGCCGCTGGCAGGTGGACCGGCTGCGCAGCCAGCTGGGCATCGTCACCGGCGACCTCAGCGTCAATCTGGCCGACATGCCCGGGCTGGACGTGGAGAGCGCGGTGCTGTCCGGCTTCTTCGCCAGCTACGTGGTGCCGCCGCACCGCGAGGTGAGCGAGGCGATGCGCGAACGCGCGCGCGAGGCACTGCGGCTGGCGCAGGCGTCGCCGCTGCTGCAGCGGCCGTATGCGGAGCTGTCGGCCGGCGAGACCCGGCGCGTGCTGATCGCGCGCGCCCTGGTCAACCGGCCGCAGGCGCTGCTGCTGGACGAACCCAGCACCGGGCTGGACATGGTCGCGCGCCAGCACCTGCTGGCGACGATGCGCGCGCTCGCCCGCCAGGGCATCACCCTGGTGCTGGTCACCCACCACATCGAGGAGATCGTGCCGGAGATCGAGCGGGTGATCCTGCTGCGCGGCGGCCACGTCTACGCCGACGGCAGCCGCGAGGAGCTGTTGGCCGACGCGCCGCTGTCGGCGGTGTTCGGCGGCCCGGTGCGGGTGCGCCGCGATGGCGCGACCTACAGCGCGAGCGTGGCCGAGGTGGAGTGA
- a CDS encoding MFS transporter, giving the protein MAEPTAPAPATGSFAPLRHRVFAVLWAATVLGNVGSFMRDVASSWLVTDLSNNPAAVALMQTAATLPVFLLAIPAGVLSDILDRRRFLICVQLLLACVSASLLLLSRTGALTVEYLVALTFVGGIGGALMGPTWQAIVPELVPRADLKNAVALNSLGINIARALGPAGGGLLLASLGAAAAYASDVLSYVFVVAALLWWPRAKAADSGLSEQFFGAFRAGLRYARASRELHVVLLRAAVFFVFASSVWALLPLVARRMLGGSAGFYGVLLGAVGVGAILGAVVLPQLRKRLDADGLVLLAAVLTAAVMAALATTPSQTVAVLLLLVLGVGWIVALTTLNGVAQAVLPNWVRGRGLAVYLTVFNGAMAGGSLGWGLIAAQLGIAATLLLGAGALLLVALAFHRLRLPKGEADLQPSNHWPEPLLNAPVAHDRGPVMVQIEYRVRVADRAAFLHALRELSRERRRDGAYAWGITEHSAEPERVMEWFLVESWAEHLRQHQRVSHADADLQDAALRYHIGPERPAVHHFLALDLQQASPPTVAGRGS; this is encoded by the coding sequence ATGGCTGAGCCCACCGCACCCGCGCCGGCCACCGGCAGCTTCGCCCCGCTGCGGCATCGCGTGTTCGCGGTGCTGTGGGCGGCCACCGTGCTCGGCAACGTCGGCAGCTTCATGCGCGACGTCGCCAGTTCCTGGCTGGTCACCGACCTGTCCAACAATCCCGCCGCGGTGGCGCTGATGCAGACCGCGGCGACACTGCCGGTGTTCCTGCTGGCGATCCCGGCCGGCGTGCTGTCGGACATCCTCGACCGGCGCCGCTTCCTGATCTGCGTGCAGCTGTTGCTGGCCTGCGTCAGCGCCAGCCTGCTGCTGCTGTCCAGGACCGGCGCGCTCACCGTCGAATACCTGGTCGCGCTGACCTTCGTCGGCGGCATCGGCGGCGCGCTGATGGGGCCGACCTGGCAGGCGATCGTGCCGGAACTGGTGCCGCGCGCGGACCTGAAGAACGCGGTGGCGCTGAACTCGCTGGGCATCAACATCGCGCGTGCGCTGGGACCAGCCGGCGGCGGCCTGCTGCTGGCCAGCCTGGGTGCGGCGGCGGCCTACGCCAGCGATGTGCTCAGCTACGTGTTCGTGGTCGCCGCGCTGCTGTGGTGGCCGCGCGCCAAGGCGGCCGACAGCGGCCTGTCCGAGCAGTTCTTCGGCGCCTTCCGCGCCGGCCTGCGCTATGCCCGCGCCAGCCGCGAGCTGCACGTGGTGCTGCTGCGCGCGGCGGTGTTCTTCGTGTTCGCCAGCTCGGTGTGGGCGCTGCTGCCGCTGGTGGCGCGGCGCATGCTCGGCGGCAGCGCCGGGTTCTACGGCGTGCTGCTCGGCGCCGTCGGCGTGGGCGCGATCCTCGGCGCGGTCGTGCTGCCGCAGCTGCGCAAGCGGCTGGATGCCGACGGCCTGGTGCTGCTGGCCGCGGTGCTGACCGCCGCGGTCATGGCGGCGCTGGCGACCACGCCGTCGCAGACCGTCGCGGTGCTGTTGTTGCTGGTGCTCGGGGTCGGCTGGATCGTGGCGCTGACCACGCTCAACGGGGTGGCGCAGGCAGTGCTGCCGAACTGGGTGCGCGGCCGCGGCCTGGCGGTCTACCTGACCGTGTTCAACGGCGCGATGGCCGGCGGCAGCCTGGGCTGGGGCCTGATCGCCGCGCAGCTCGGCATCGCCGCCACGCTGCTGCTCGGCGCCGGCGCGCTGCTGCTGGTCGCGCTGGCGTTCCACCGCCTGCGCCTGCCCAAGGGCGAGGCCGACCTGCAGCCGTCCAACCACTGGCCCGAGCCGCTGCTCAACGCGCCGGTGGCGCACGACCGCGGCCCGGTCATGGTGCAGATCGAATACCGCGTGCGCGTCGCCGACCGCGCGGCGTTCCTGCACGCCTTGCGCGAGCTGTCGCGCGAGCGCCGCCGCGACGGCGCCTACGCCTGGGGCATCACCGAGCACAGCGCCGAGCCGGAACGGGTGATGGAGTGGTTCCTGGTCGAATCCTGGGCCGAACACCTGCGCCAGCACCAGCGCGTGTCGCATGCCGACGCCGACCTGCAGGACGCGGCGCTGCGCTACCACATCGGCCCGGAGCGGCCGGCGGTGCACCATTTCCTGGCGCTGGACCTGCAGCAGGCGTCGCCGCCCACTGTCGCCGGGCGCGGCAGCTAG
- a CDS encoding DoxX family protein produces MHDTTDALGTRLTPAWLRWLALLGLCAAYLQGGLVKAFAFDGAVAEMAHFGMAPAAPLAAAVIVLELGASLLILSGAYRWLGALALGGFTLVAACVANRYWEMSGMQRFAAMNAFYEHLGLVGGFVLVAWHDLRERAHG; encoded by the coding sequence ATGCATGACACGACCGATGCGCTCGGCACGCGCCTGACCCCGGCATGGCTGCGCTGGCTGGCGCTGCTCGGCCTGTGCGCGGCCTATCTGCAGGGCGGGCTGGTCAAGGCCTTCGCCTTCGACGGCGCGGTCGCGGAAATGGCGCACTTCGGCATGGCGCCGGCCGCGCCGCTGGCGGCGGCGGTGATCGTGCTGGAACTGGGCGCGTCGCTGCTGATCCTGAGCGGCGCGTATCGTTGGCTGGGCGCGCTGGCGCTGGGCGGGTTCACCCTGGTGGCCGCGTGCGTGGCCAACCGCTATTGGGAGATGAGCGGCATGCAACGCTTTGCGGCAATGAACGCGTTCTACGAGCACCTGGGCCTGGTCGGCGGCTTCGTGCTGGTGGCCTGGCACGACCTGCGCGAGCGCGCGCATGGCTGA